ATGGTTTTCATAAAACCTCCATGGTTGTAAATAATATGATTTAACATTGTCAGCATATAATAACATTATCATGATGTTATAACAGATACCATGTGTCCCTTttgtttttaaattatttaacacacAAAATCCTAATGACATTATAAATCAAAGCACTTTAAGAAAGTGTGTGTAGAAGCAATTGAATTGTTATTGTTTTAGAGATTTTCTCATGACAATGAATGTTATGGAAGAACTAGGATGTGATTCTAAACATTCATAACATGCTATCACGGGCTTATGGTATTAGATCTAGGTTGTTCAGAAGTATAGGAAGTGATATAAAGAGATTGAAGAGTTCTATttatctttgatttttttttcaacccaACTACAAACTTATTATTCGCATGAATCATACAAAATATAGGAGGTAACAATCGTCAACATAGAATAAAAGAAGACAAGAACCAAAATATTTTGTAGGCTTACGATTTAAGCATGTACGCATACAagtcaaatatatattttttaagctTAGTAAACACATGTATCTTCATCCTCATAAATTTACTGGATCAATCCTTTAACAACCCATAACTTGACAAACTTTTCTCTAATTTACataaattgatatttttatGTGAATTTAGTTGCCAATATGTCCTACATATTCCAATGATATTTTTATGTGAATTTAGTTGCTAATATGTCCTACATATTCCAATGCTAAACAGAATGTCTCtgaaatcaaaatatatatttatctcaACTGAGAGTTTCTAAATGACTAAGATATTTTACTGCATCGATGGATATATCCTATGAAGAGTGCCTTGCTATTGCATCATACAATAAAATTTACCTATATATTTAATAgcatctaaaaaaaattatagaaacaGAAATTACATATATCTACCAATATATCTACCAATATAAAACAAGATATTGACATATTAATTTATATCTATCATGCTGCTGATGGTTGATGTTGCGGggttttcaccccggcaacagtcCGCACACCAGTCAAGTAGGGAAAGCGACTGCGTCctcaccgaggtattgtccgctctggggatcggggatcgtcgaccgctcccgggggtccaccctCTGGTGGCGCTCGGGTGggaccaccctttccacccctcacgattttgcccccaaaaggcgcctcggtgagaagagaatattgagccccccatttaaggcacagacctttccgctgattagccgatgtgggactaaaattcGGAACCCCATCctacaacacagcccccccaagtgggaaggtctgtgcgtggccggggccctccttctagcgccatctgttgcggggttttcaccccggcaacagtccgcacaccagccgagcagggaaagagaagaggttattgagcctcccatttaaggcacagacctttccgctgattagccgatgtgggactaaagttcggaaccccatcccacaacagttGATATCTTATACATCATAATGCTGCGACAAGAACCGCGTCTTGGCACGTAAGACATGTGTATCCATTAAATATATTCATTGTTtacaaaatttattttaaaaatagcaaattataaataatattttcttggAAGGGGCCATGCTACGATACTCTCTATTTTTTACCCTGACCGTCTGATACGCTGATGACTTCCCAACCGGTTCCCGTTCGAGCGTGTATCGCAGTTTGCacgcccaattcgagattccgAATCCCACGGATTTCATCGCGCAACCACTTCCTTTATTTATAGATACGGATCCGTCGGCCTCTGCCCCTCTCGTGTCACTGTGCTCGTTTAAACTCCAAGAGAAGCGGAACGAATTGCGTGCTCCCAAGGTATTtcccatctccccttcttgctaTAAGCTTCGATTCTCGATCTTTCTTCACATTGGTGCGATTTTTCTTGATTTgatgtttcttttttattttttccccgaTCGGTTCAGGTTGGCGAGGAATTAGCAATGGCTTCTGTTGGGAAGTCGACGAACATCTTCTGGCAAGAATGCTCGGTCGGGAAGCTCGATAGGCAGAAATTGCTGAAGCAAAAAGGTTGTGTTGTTTGGATCACGGGTCTCAGCGGTTCAggtttgtcaaaaaaaaacttaaaaagaacggTTCTTTAATCagaaatatgaataaaaaaagaatCTTGAATTTTGATTATGATCCAGTAAAATCAGGGAATTAGGATGTCATGTCGCTAACGCTGTGGGATACGGTGGATATGCGCTTATTGAAACAACGATTGctgaagaaatttttttctaaaattacagaTATACACTAATGATAAAAGTTAATGGCTGTTGGTTTCCATATGTTCTTGCTAATCTGTGTTCTTTGAGACTAGATTGTTGTGGCACCAATTGTCGCAATTAAATGTAGGTCCAATTTATTCTGAATTCATGGAACGATATCTAGAATTAGCAAGCAATGTGATTCGGCAGCTttcatttttccacatgatgGCTGCCTGGCTGGTTATGGTCTTATGGATCGTCTGCTAAGCCACTGACAGAAACatgttgttattcaaaaatgcattttcttttattttttgtggtGAATGAAATGCAAGTTTTTTGAAATTGTTGCTGTAGATTCCCAAATTCGACCAATTTTCTCACATATTTATCTGCAACTAGTGTTGTGATTTTGTATCTTATACACTATTTTTAGAATTCATATAGAAATAATTTTCCTTGGGATGCTACATCTTTTCTTTATTATCTTAGGTTGGTGAATGTGATGATCTCTTTGCAACATGAATTGCATCACAACTCCTGTGTAATTCTTGGTTAATATAACTTTATCTGTTTTCTGTTGTTTGACAAATGAAATATAACTTATTAACTTACTTCCGGGACAAAGAGACTTGAGTGATGGGAATGTGAGATACCTCTATATTTAGTTTCTTAGTTGTACTAAGGCTGGTTATTTTTGCATGCAATTATAATAAATTTTAGTTCCTTTGTCCCTAATTATCAAATGCATAATTTCTTTGGATCTTTTGCTGGCTGTTTTTAAATCTGCATGCTACCCATTCTTGCTTACATTATGTTTACCATTTAGAAAACATTACTTACTGAAGTTCAATAGACACCTGTGTAAGTCCCCTAGAAGTATATTGAATGGAATCCATAAATATTTTTAACGACATGAAATTGGGAATGTCTCCATAATTGAATTCTAAACGTGCTATGGTTTTCTTAATTCTTCCTGTTGTTCCCTCCTCCTCTTGAATTCTTTAATTCTTGGGCGCTGCAACCTCTCTCCTAGAAATCTCAAGTGCAGTGCTTGAACTTTTGAATCTGTGAAAACTTAAAAATCCATAGTTTTGGAAAAACTAGATTTTCTTGGAGATGTTTGGTTGCTAGATGTAAATGGTTTTAAAGAGGAGACTATAAATTGGAGATGGAATAGTTTGTGAACTATAGCAATTCTATTCAACAAATCTGTCCATTTCCATTTTCTCAAAACTTTTGATATTGTACACcctttttaataaatttatgaCTTGATTCTGCCTAAGGCATGCTAAATTGTTTAGTAATGATGGTTGTAGTCAATCCAAACAAATCTAAAGCTACTTCTGAATTTAATTTTTGGTTTATCCAGGGAAAAGCACCTTGGCATGTACATTGGGTCGAGAGTTGCACTCTAGAGAAAAGCTTTCTTACGTCCTTGATGGTGACAACCTTAGGCATGGATTAAACAAGAACCTTGGATTTACAGCTGAAGACCGTGCAGAAAATATACGCAGGGTTGGTCAGTATATATTTGTAATATAACTAATCATGACAATGAGttacatttatttttttctatggaaaagaagcaaaaggaaaaataaGTAGTTTGAAAcaataattaattttatcactTAGTGAACTTTCTTTTGGGTATTAGGATGCATTTTTCATGCTCCTTTTTaccttttcaatgattttaagatacttctcttcttttaggtgAAGTGGCTAAGCTCTTCGCTGATGCGGGTTTAATCTGTATTGCAAGTTTGATCTCTCCCTATAGGAGAGACCGGGACTCTTGTCGTGCATTATTGCCAGATGCTAGTTTCATCGAAGTCAGTGTTTTCCATCATAGTGTGTTTATTTAAACCAAAATCAAACTTATTTCAATAACGATTTAAACTTATTGTAATTTTTTGTAGGTTTTCATGAATATGCCTTTAGAACTGTGTGAAGCAAGGGATCCTAAAGGCCTTTACAAGCTTGCCCGTGCAGGAAAGATAAAAGGTGAATTTTTCGTTTTACCAGACCTAGAATGGAACATGTATGCCTGTATATAATACTTACCCCAACCATTTGGCCTTTTTCCAACTATTTAGGTTCTGCCCTGTATAGAATACTTGAGTCTGCAGAGTTACTTTGCCTCTCAGCATAAGAGCACACAAAACCAAAATTTTAATGTGCTTATTTCTTTTCCGTATCAGTAATGCATCATGGTTATATTGATTTTTCCAGTTTTCTTTCTGAGTATGCATGAGCATGTTTATTGATATCTTATTAGCTCCTTATTCTTGCTTATGATGCATGCAGTATTATGTCGattgcattaaaaaataaagcatACAAATCAATAACATTGTGATTCCTGTGAAATTCTACCAAAAGGTGATATCATGCTTATAACACATTCCCATGAACTGGTCATAATCACATCCCTGGCTCTGTCACCATTTCTGGACAGGGGGCTCCCCAGGCCCATACTTGTATCTCTATTGAAATTTGTTGTGTGTTGTCCCTAACAGGGTTTCATTTTTATATAACAAGTTGATGAGAACTTAGATCACCATATTGGAAGAACATCTGTCTGTTGTGGAAAACACCCTttcaattatattatatattaacaACATTTTTAGGTCACTTTCAATATGCATCCTGTGCATTTCTCTAATGTTCTAAGCATTTTCCACATCTTAGTGCTTGATGTGTTTCATGAGAATGCTTGGTAGCTCAGAATACCTGCATCAGACTACTCTGTTGAAAACTTTAAAACTATCTGGACTGTTAAGTAAAAGAAATACCCATGTTGATATTCATGGCTTTGTTGGATATAAGCTTGTTATGGCAAGTGCAAATGATGATTTTCTTATTAAAAGTGGTGTTTTCTTATAtgaaagagcctcatcatcatgatTTTAGATCTCATGATTAACCAGGATCTCTCATGAGTCTATCTTTGATACCTTCAACATCTTCACAAACAGTAGCAGGTTTTATTCATCTTTTTaacagaaatatttttttcttcaatacATCCATCCAGCAATATTTTCAATCTGCAGCCTTCTCCACCCTCAAGCATTGGGAGGCCATGAGTTGAGCTTACAGACCATCTATTTTCCCCTAATTGTTATCTTGCAGTACGCCTCTTGTTTGGTGAGCCAACCCCAACAATGGCTTCACCCGAGGATGAAGGTAGTAGAACAGGAGCCGCAAATGTTGATCTTGTTGTAGCATTAGAGTAAGAGGCCTTTGATGTACATTCAGAAAGTTGTTTGTTATGATTCTCATTTGATTGAAAAAATGTTACAACTTACAACATTACCTACCTTTGGGCCAGCAGAAATCCTCATCAAGTTGTGACAATTTGTAGGTGCCCCGAAGAATGCAAGAAAGGTCACGCTTCAGTATTATGGGAATGTAGAAACTGATTTGGAAGTTTTTTTTGCAAAgcataaatagaaaaaataacatTGCTTGGCCTTGCGTGCAACCCAACCACGTGACAATGTGCTTTCAGTTTTTGCAACTTAATACAACAGATTCTTTTAAAATCATAACagacttctttctttttaatttttattctaTTCATCAAAGAAGTTGTTAAGCTTAGGTACTTGTTGGTTGTTGTGGGAAGCATGTCATTCGCTTTCTCATGATGAGGCCACCATTACATTATGTTGACTATTGCAAGGAGTGCCATTGGAAAagttttcatctttttcttcattttttgcaTGCTAGGGTTGATAATATTCTATGCTATACTAATTTAGTCCCTTAAAAAGCCTTAATTATCTGTTTTGGATCGGATTTAAGAATCCTTCACCAATTTTACATTTTAAGGTGTGAAACATAAATATATTTCCAGCTCTATGTTGTCACAACTTatactttcttttcttaaaatccCTGACCCCTTTCCAGAAAAGCAAAAAAACAGCTGGTAAAGTATCAAATCCAACTTGTCATTTCTTATAAACTCAAATTGGTTTCTTGAAAGTCTAAGATATActgctttatttttaattttaagtaTTGCCTCAAGTAAGCCATAGAGTACGAACCACTCAATATTGCCAATGAGTCAATTTCAGTTGTTACATTTTTCATTTGTTCTTGCATATAGGAGCTTAACTGGTGAAACCTTCAGAAGTTAATGAACATTGCTTGTCTGtgtcattttcttttagtgaAGGATATGTTTCCTACATATTTTGCATAATTATGTCGTATCTTCTAAAGTTTAATTTGCATTGCAGGTTTTACCGGAATAGATGATCCATATGAGCGACCTTTAAATTGTGAGGTACATCttcattttttattaatatatattgccATTCCATATATGCAGCATACATCAGGAAatactttttgttgtttgcCCACATAATACAAGGCAAAACTCGGGATATAGTTTATTATCCATTATAACACACCCATGAATTAATTATATGAAGTTATGCATGTTGTGAATTGAATTACTTTTCCTTTATGGTGTTAAagattgaaaaaataatttttacagAACTGGTCACTCATGATGTGCATGTCTAATATTCTTTTATATTTGCATTAGAAACTCTTTATAGAAATTTCTTGGGGAAGGCTTGAAAATGCGATCTAGGTGGAGATTTTGGCTTGAGTAGATCAGTTTCGGATCAAAATAGTTTGGACACAGTCCATGTTCTGACAACTTGAAATTTGAAAGACAAAAGAAATATGTTAAAACCGTAAAAAGCcttaaaagtaaaagaaaataataatatctCTGATACTGTTTTTGCTTTTTCTTGCAGAACCTGTAACATAACAAGGTTTGAGAAGTTCCAAGTGTAATGAAAAATTGTTGTGTCCAGACTTCTTATTATCTTCACCATCCAAAACTTATCAGCATGAGATAAGCTATGAAATACACACAAGTCAAGAAGGCTCTGCAACCAAAGAGAATCTTCCATCTACCAACCTGACACTAACACTCAAAAGATGatgataatttttctttctaataATCCACCAGGACTAGTAATCATTTGGGTGAATACTACATATAGGTAGGAAGTAATATATTACTGGTTACAGATTAAGTTTGGGCAGCTGCAGACCAATGCTTGGGAGTTCTCATAGTCTTGGAAAGAAGGAAGACAAAGTGTGAAGATGACAAGATTTAGTATATGGAATTGCTTTCCTCTTTGAGACACTAGTAATAGGCTAGATGTCAAGTTGAAATgtatgcaacaagaattctgaATGCAAATGATTACAAATTACATTGTTGACAAGCAGAATAAAAGGTTAGAGAGTACTATCAGATTAGCATAAGTTTCTTTtgagtttaaaaaaaatgtctTGTTTGGGTTCGAATTGAATTGGATGCTCTGAAGAGGCAAGCGTGGACTGTCATATGCTAAAGTAGGCACAAACAAATGGTTTTGACTTGCTTCgatccctttcaatcaactatGCATGGCTATATACATCTGAACAAGTTCATGTTGTTTTGAGTAGAGCAACAAAAGCAGATCAAGCCAACAATGTTTTGGGCCATGTAGTTCTGATATTCCCATGAGTATTTACCggtaaaaattaatttgatcatcaATTTTCAAAACACAGTTTTGGGATTTAAACCTTTATCAGGGAGTCTCATCTGTGAAAATATCTTGCTTGGCATGGTCTGAATCAAAGTGACCGAGATAagtagaagaaaaggagaaagaattaATGGATTACAATGCATTTAGTGCAGATATTATAGAATTAGTAGTCAAAGGGCTTTATACTTGATTTTCACTTTTTAGCccttacatcatatgtaaatggCCATATACATCTCTTTAGGTTTAACATGTGCATGGAGGACCATGGTACGCCGTACCGACCCGAACTGGGCAGTACGGGGCATACCGTACTGTACCGATTCTGTATCGGTATCCGGTACGGGTGGCATACCGACACTCGATACgccaaaaaaattctgtaccgtacgaacactatgctagtgtggcaccagtatggggtccggtaccgagacggtgAATCTTGAATATGACAATATGTTTCTTAGATATATCTGATGAATAGGATATCTAGCAAACTGCATTTATTATATCTGTCACATATTATCAGCATTTTTGCCAAATTACATCAAAGTTCTAGACTTTGAATATTTAGTGTCAGCATTCCAAAGTATCCTACTTAGCTGAAGTTTGTACAATACATGTAAACATGGAGtatttttgaataaattattcaaACCAACGTAATCTATTCTGGAAAGACAAAAAGACCAGGTAACCAAGGGATCAATGCAAACTTGATACCTTGATGTTTTCCCTTAATTGATATTAATGTTGTCTATTCTCCTCACTTCTCAGGCTTTTATGCATTTGATTATCATGGGGAAAGATGATAATAAAGCAGGATGCTTCTTTGTGCAGTGATTATGTCTAAAAATATTCTATTCTAGAATAATAAGAAACAAATGAAGTTAactcatataatttttaaaagaaaatcttcAATTACCGCATTTCAAGGTAAGGTATGCCGCACTGGGGCATGTCACCTTGTAATGGACATGTCATACCGTGCCGGTACTAAACCAGACTTGGTACGAGGGTATACCGAGTCTCTGTAGTCGGTACTCCGAACTGACCCTTGTACCGGGCATACTGGCAATATACCAGTATGGTACTAGTACAGGGTCCAGTAATGAGGCGACGAACTTTGTTTCAAGGAATTCAGTGACATCATTTTGCAGTGTGGTTGTTTTCTATAAGTTTGATTTATATTCATCTCTTCAAGGAGAAAAAGATTGTATACTTCAAATAATTGGTATTTTTCTCCATCTCCAGCCATTGGTTGCTACCATAAGATTATACTTTGCTGACACAAATATTCTTACACACCATCTGATTTTCTGACAAATACTTCTCTTGTGGAGTAAAATTGTTGTCTCTCATGGAGTAAAATTGTTACAAATAAATAAGAACTCTCCAAGGTTGACTGTGTTCATTAATTATTTACTAAAATTATCTGCTATAATTATGTTGTATTGATCAATTATTACTTTGTCAAAACTCATGATCTTCTGAATCTGATTGctccttttttctccttttttgcaATGATGAAACTGTAGATATTATACAGATTTTGTTTTCAGCCAGAGCATGTCTTATCCAACAATATATCAAGtgttttatgttcttccatgtaTTTTAAACTCAAAGAAAGCTGTTCTAGAAAATGATATGATATATTCAGGTTGCAAACAATGCATGCATGATAAaaagcttaaaaaaaaagagagaatttgAAGGAACGGTTTAACATTAATATCTAATCTCTACTATATATAACATCAGACCTGTGGGAAGGCAACAACATGCTTCATAAATAGTATCCCTTTTTCAGTAAATACTGTTCTTCTCTTTCCACCTCTCCCCTAGTCCTGTTCCaattttttctcttgtttttatGCGTGTGTTTGCGCACGTGCCTGTTTGCACGCATGCATTGCATGCGTGCATTCTTGTATGCACTTGCTTGTGGGGTGGGGGGATTTGGTATGTCTACAAAAAATACAAGTGTTTTTATCAGTTACATAATtgtaaattattaaaaaaggaATGTGTTAcagaaattacaaaaaaaatctcaaacaATCTATCAGTTGATGGGATTACAAGCGACTATCCGTCAAGCATATCGTGTGTTCCAGATACTAGTGGTATTAAATATCCTGTGATGGTACATAATGGTTTTGACATCCAGTACTGTATGGTAGGCCAGTTAGGTGAATGGTTTCTGTTCATCTGAAACATGGTGCCTAGATACTAGATTAAAATGGTTCACGTTGAAGATCAATAAATTTTGTTCGAGATTTTGTCCCAAAAAGATTAAGATCAGGAACGAAACATaggaaaacaaaatcagatccATCTACATACATTGCTATTCAAATTTTCTTAAGCCATGGTTTTATGATCTTAGTtgcattagttttttttttttaaaaaaaaactcttataaGAAAGTTAGTTGCATTGTTACTTGTGTGCCTATAATGTCAGTGCATGTACACCATTACTTCATAAGAAAGTTTACAGTTACCTGCAAAATAACTAAACAAGAAGGGATTGGAGCTTTTCCTTTGGATCATGGTTATGCAACGAAGCTACCGTATCGTGTATTTTTTGTCTTTCACATGCTTGTACTTGAGAGTTATAATTCATGTATACAAGTTTATTTAGCAGCTATATGCCTAATCTAATaatattcattattttcttgCAGATAGAGATAAAACCAGAAAATGGATTTTGCCCTCCTCCCTCTGACATGGCAAGACAAGTTCTAACTTATTTAGAGGACAAAGGGTTTCTGCAAGAGTAGCAAAGATATGTGTAGACTTTATTGCTGAGCAGCAAACTCACATTATCTTGCAGTCCTCAATGATGGAGATTATTCTTTGTAATTGTCGCACCATGAACATGAAACCATTCCACACATACATTTGAGCTATTATAATATCTCTATTCGCTCATTGGTCAAAATAATTATTTGGCCAGAAAAACTATATCTAGATGGATGCTACTTTGTTAAAATAGTGATGCCTGATGTTTGGCTTGCCGAAGATTCGTGTGTCGCAATTATACTGCTGAATTTACCATTTCAGAGTTCAGACTAAATCATGTTTTTTCCTTTCAatgtaaaaaataatatttctatTGAACAAAGTAATAGCTAGAAGAGATGAgatctttctaattggtgaaaGCGTTGTATGCACCAATGGCACCACGATCATCGCAAGGGAAAAGGAAAGCATTGCCCTTGTGTCGTGAAGCAGGAGTCAACGCAAAGCATGTGAATTGactggaaggaaggaggaaggaggaaggaggaaggagaaaaaaaaaaagaaaaaaaagaaacatcaaAAGAACCACGATTATCTACATAGGCCTGTAATCATACAGGAACAATGCCTCtatatacaaaataaaatagaacttTGCCTTATTGTTATGAATCAAATCATTGCTTTTGGTGGAAACATCTCAGGGCACATCACCCAAAAAACAATCAGCTGGCAAAGATGCCTACTATAAATTATAATTCAGATTAGAAAATTGCACCAAAccattaagcataaaccatatgCAAATTGAAGCTTTCACCCTAGAATTTGTTTGGATGATTAGACTAAAAATTCTATAAGATTGTGGATTGGACtggtacaaccagcaaaattatAGAATTAGAGGTTGGACTGGGCATATATTCATAAATATCTAGAAGTAACTTTGAAGTGAGCCGGTCCAAATCccataggaagaaaaaaaaagactgtTGATTGTTTCAAGCTGGTCATGTGTTAATTTGGCATTGTCCAGACatctaaaaataacaaaaaaaataaaagttcagTATAGGATTATGTAATCATGAATTACACCAATTAACTATTTTAATTTGATGTTCTAAATAATATAGAGTTTATAGCTGAGCCTATTTTAGCAACCAAGCGCAGTTCTACATGGACCAAACAGTGATGTTATATGTATCTATACATGCATTATGCAATATTTCCACATTCAATCAACATAGTTGCAATACCCTAATTAAATAAAGCTTATGCACATTCCATCCGTAAACAAAATCTTCCTATATAAAGTAGATGCTAGTCATACATGTCTATAACAAATAGTTCAAGTTTCAAAAATCAACTATCTCAGTAGCTAAAGATCTTATCTTCTTAGCACGACTCAATCTCCATCTAGCCCTATTTACTAAAGACGATTTTCGGTACAATCCACGAGATCTAGCTAAAATTTTGGTTGCGATATATAATCCCTTCTCACTTTAGGCAAAAGACGGAGGCTCAATTTTGATAGATACAATTCTCTTAATTAGTACCCGACCATTTTGATTTGTTTAGGAAGAAATTATTAGGTGGATCAGGTTTGAGGGACTAGTCTAAATTCGAAGACATGTGTACAATGGATGATGGATGAATTCTCATCTTTATTTTTGAAtagtttaaattaaaaaaaagggtaaCATGGCGAGTGACAATTGGGACATGTGTATGGGAGGACAATAGGTGAATTCTTATATTTGTTTTGACAATTggtccatctttttttttttctttttaaattttttttgtaagaaCGAAAGTACTATATATAATATGTAGGATACAACAGATAATATATCACGGAAGGCAGTAGACAACTCCACATTTTCCATACATAGATGGTCTCTTGAGTCCCTCTTAGTAGATCTGAATCTTTAGAAAAGAGAGAGGGTAAGggataaattattaatttttttctcaaaaataaataataaaaaagccaCACAGCCGTCGAGCACCGTTCGTTTCTCGATTGCTTGCGACTTTCTATTTTCACGCCTGATACATCGAACGGTTACATAAAAGGCACAAGGAAGGACGGGAGGAGGAACAGCCACCGCAGCCGCCGAAGGGAAGAAGAGCTAGAGAGAGGGGTTTGGTGGAGGTCGTGTTGGAAtggcgtcgtcgtcgtcgtggCTGCAATCGTTTTTTCTCAACCCCCGCCGAAACTGGTTCGCCGCCCAGCACTACAAGGCCGTCTCCAAGCGCCTCAAGAAATACGGTCCGATCtgccctcttctctctctctctttctctctcttagggTTTCTGGTCTGGAGATggattttgatttgttttatggTTATTTTTCCCTTTCGATCTAGGGTTGCGTTACGATGATCTCTACGATCCGATGTACGAGCTGGACATCAAGGAGGCGCTGGCCCGGCTCCCGCGCGAGGTGGTGGACGCCAGGAACCAGCGCCTCAAGCGCGCCATGGACCTCTCCATGAAGCACGAGTACTTGCCGGAGGACTTGCAGGTCCGTTCTTTTTCGATGTTCT
This genomic stretch from Phoenix dactylifera cultivar Barhee BC4 unplaced genomic scaffold, palm_55x_up_171113_PBpolish2nd_filt_p 000076F, whole genome shotgun sequence harbors:
- the LOC103716471 gene encoding adenylyl-sulfate kinase 3 produces the protein MASVGKSTNIFWQECSVGKLDRQKLLKQKGCVVWITGLSGSGKSTLACTLGRELHSREKLSYVLDGDNLRHGLNKNLGFTAEDRAENIRRVGEVAKLFADAGLICIASLISPYRRDRDSCRALLPDASFIEVFMNMPLELCEARDPKGLYKLARAGKIKGFTGIDDPYERPLNCEIEIKPENGFCPPPSDMARQVLTYLEDKGFLQE
- the LOC103716478 gene encoding cytochrome b-c1 complex subunit 7-2, mitochondrial-like, translated to MASSSSWLQSFFLNPRRNWFAAQHYKAVSKRLKKYGLRYDDLYDPMYELDIKEALARLPREVVDARNQRLKRAMDLSMKHEYLPEDLQALQTPFRSYLKDMLALVKKERAEREALGALPLYQRTIP